A stretch of Pseudoliparis swirei isolate HS2019 ecotype Mariana Trench chromosome 14, NWPU_hadal_v1, whole genome shotgun sequence DNA encodes these proteins:
- the LOC130204696 gene encoding E3 SUMO-protein ligase ZBED1-like — MSVHLFKLKDADVQAFLEEATVLDPRFKTKLDKEEIWDRVREAAVAANSEAAANELSEQGETQRQGDEEGEEDDDTPAVKQSKRTALEELFEEEDRELIPESMAQRVHQEVQLYRSLPSIPSTNHATLWWWHKRDTLSLLSGLAESYLCVQASSSPSERVFSTAGDTISPERSRILPEKADMLIFLHKNCL, encoded by the exons ATGTCTGTCCATCTCTTTAAACTTAAGGATGCTGATGTCCAGGCATTCCTGGAGGAGGCCACCGTGTTAGACCCCAGATTTAAAACAAAACTGGATAAGGAAGAGATCTGGGACAGGGTCAGGGAAGCAGCAGTGGCAGCAAACTCGGAGGCAGCTGCAAATGAG TTGTCAGAGcaaggagagacacagaggcagggggatgaagagggggaagaagatgACGAT ACACCAGCCGTAAAGCAGAGTAAAAGGACAGCCTTGGAGGAACTCTTTGAAGAGGAGGACCGTGAGCTGATCCCTGAGTCCATGGCCCAGAGAGTCCATCAAGAGGTCCAGCTGTACAGAAGTCTGCCCTCCATCCCCTCTACAAATCACGCCACCCTTTGGTGGTGGCACAAGAGAGACACTTTATCCCTGCTGTCAGGTTTGGCTGagtcatatctttgtgttcaggcatcctccagcccatctgagagagtgttctccacggctggagacacaataagtcctgagagatcgcgtatcctcccggagaaagcagacatgcttatttttctgcacaagaattgtttatga